In Opitutaceae bacterium TAV5, one genomic interval encodes:
- a CDS encoding sodium:proton antiporter translates to MASLSSSAAPDTPLWLVIPFGLLLLLIAVMPLTPGRLKHLWERFYAHAAIGLGMLVVAYYLLAMPGGGSMVLHTGKEYLSFICLIGSLFVVAGGIHISVQDRAAPITNVIFLLVGAVLANFIGTTGASMVLIRPWIRMNKIRISAYHIVFFIFVVSNAGGALTPIGDPPLFLGYLRGVPFFWLIGHVWMQWLVTIGLLLAVFYVYDRRSFRHAPATIRESIAHPPEDVRFEGKLNLLFLAVIIGAVFIPESLLPHLRELVMVAAAAASFVLTPQRVHQANHFTFGPIREVAFLFVGIFATMIPALGYIDQHGQEFGLKKPVTYYLTSGSLSAVLDNAPTYATFLRLAETTVQADYPEAFAGQGEERTEKQVLDVMRDHPTGRNLIVAVSLGAVFFGAMTYIGNGPNFMVKSIADSAGIRMPTFFGYIFKYSLPVLLPILLLGGWIFLS, encoded by the coding sequence ATCGCCTCCCTTTCGTCTTCCGCAGCGCCGGACACTCCGCTCTGGCTCGTTATCCCGTTCGGGTTGCTGCTGCTGCTCATTGCCGTCATGCCGCTCACACCCGGGCGGCTGAAACACCTTTGGGAACGTTTTTACGCGCATGCGGCTATCGGCCTTGGAATGCTGGTGGTGGCGTATTATCTGCTGGCGATGCCCGGCGGCGGATCGATGGTGCTGCATACCGGGAAGGAGTATCTCTCGTTTATCTGCCTGATCGGTTCCCTTTTTGTCGTGGCAGGCGGGATACATATCAGCGTCCAGGACCGGGCAGCGCCGATCACCAACGTGATTTTTCTCCTGGTGGGCGCGGTGCTGGCCAATTTCATCGGCACGACCGGCGCTTCGATGGTGCTGATCCGGCCGTGGATCCGGATGAACAAGATCCGCATCAGTGCGTATCACATCGTGTTTTTCATTTTTGTGGTATCCAACGCGGGAGGAGCACTCACGCCGATCGGCGATCCGCCGCTGTTTCTCGGCTACCTGCGCGGCGTGCCGTTTTTCTGGCTGATCGGCCATGTGTGGATGCAATGGCTGGTCACCATCGGGCTGTTGCTGGCAGTGTTTTACGTTTATGACCGGCGCAGTTTCAGGCACGCGCCGGCAACGATCCGGGAATCGATCGCGCATCCTCCCGAGGACGTGCGCTTCGAGGGGAAGCTCAACCTGCTGTTTCTGGCAGTGATCATCGGCGCGGTGTTCATTCCGGAATCCCTGCTGCCGCATCTGCGCGAGCTGGTGATGGTGGCCGCCGCCGCCGCGTCGTTTGTGCTGACGCCGCAGCGCGTGCACCAGGCCAATCATTTTACCTTCGGTCCGATCCGGGAGGTGGCGTTTCTCTTCGTGGGAATTTTCGCCACGATGATCCCGGCGCTCGGCTACATCGACCAGCACGGGCAGGAGTTCGGCCTGAAAAAACCGGTCACCTACTACCTGACTTCCGGCAGCCTGTCGGCGGTGCTGGACAATGCGCCGACTTACGCGACGTTCCTGCGGCTGGCGGAAACCACGGTGCAGGCCGACTACCCGGAGGCATTCGCCGGCCAGGGAGAGGAACGGACGGAAAAACAGGTGCTCGATGTGATGCGGGATCATCCGACGGGGCGGAACCTGATCGTGGCCGTGAGTCTGGGGGCGGTGTTTTTCGGAGCGATGACCTACATCGGCAACGGCCCCAACTTCATGGTCAAATCGATTGCCGACAGCGCGGGCATCCGCATGCCGACTTTTTTCGGTTACATCTTCAAGTACAGCCTGCCCGTGCTGCTGCCGATCCTGCTGCTGGGCGGATGGATTTTCCTGTCGTAG
- a CDS encoding deacetylase — translation MSFTHDFPFDPTGGYSPEQLLSLRLGEPADFEAFWRETFALAERVPLDWRIRPSVTHPGDARTEVFDVEFASLAPEASGAARAGAEAWSGKNRVGGWLTRPRGRPARRGVVHCHGYGGREGPDLSPPLPEDADAAVIFPCCTGLPTRSLHTGIGSTGGEHVLHGIGNRETYVHRFCAADIWRAASVLLEAVPELLEGRGAGSAGGKLDYIGGSFGGGIGALALPWDARFRRAHLSVPSFGNHPLRLGLPCSGSGESVRLHAQRHPEVREVLAYFDAAVAARRITIPVLVEAAYFDPAVPPAGQFSVYHALGGLKQLHASAAGHFDHAGTPAEQAALRAELVAFFAE, via the coding sequence ATGAGTTTCACACACGATTTTCCCTTCGATCCCACCGGCGGTTATTCGCCCGAACAACTGCTGTCGCTGCGGCTCGGTGAACCGGCAGATTTCGAGGCGTTCTGGCGCGAGACGTTCGCGCTGGCGGAGCGCGTGCCGCTGGACTGGCGTATCCGCCCTTCCGTGACGCATCCGGGTGATGCGCGGACGGAGGTGTTTGATGTGGAGTTTGCCAGCCTGGCGCCGGAGGCGTCGGGCGCGGCGCGGGCCGGGGCGGAGGCGTGGTCCGGAAAAAATCGTGTCGGCGGCTGGCTGACGCGGCCGCGGGGACGGCCGGCGCGGCGCGGTGTGGTGCATTGCCACGGCTACGGCGGACGCGAGGGGCCGGACCTGTCGCCGCCGTTGCCGGAGGACGCCGATGCGGCGGTGATTTTCCCGTGCTGCACGGGGCTGCCGACGCGAAGCCTGCACACGGGGATCGGTTCGACGGGAGGAGAACATGTGCTGCACGGGATCGGGAACCGCGAGACGTACGTGCACCGGTTTTGTGCGGCGGATATATGGCGGGCGGCGTCGGTGTTGCTGGAGGCGGTGCCGGAGTTGCTCGAGGGCCGGGGGGCGGGCTCGGCGGGCGGGAAACTCGACTATATCGGAGGGAGTTTCGGGGGCGGGATCGGCGCGCTGGCGTTGCCGTGGGATGCGCGTTTCCGGCGGGCGCATCTTTCGGTGCCGAGTTTCGGGAATCATCCGTTGCGGCTCGGCTTGCCGTGCAGCGGGAGCGGCGAATCGGTGCGGCTGCACGCACAGCGTCATCCGGAGGTGCGCGAGGTGCTGGCGTATTTCGATGCGGCGGTGGCGGCGCGGCGGATCACCATTCCGGTGCTGGTGGAGGCAGCGTATTTCGATCCGGCGGTGCCGCCGGCAGGGCAATTTTCCGTGTATCACGCGCTCGGCGGGCTGAAGCAGCTGCATGCGTCGGCCGCCGGGCACTTCGACCACGCGGGCACACCGGCAGAGCAGGCGGCGTTGCGGGCGGAACTGGTGGCGTTTTTTGCGGAGTGA
- a CDS encoding type II and III secretion system protein: MKSIRLPKSIIAALAVPALFAMTLPSNLSAQSQTETKIRLMADALSARDKGDLATAKSNLEQLRQLAPDDVTVQRLLASVNAAQAQGGLAVPAAPVDSTAVAPEGIAEVSYPPRKDAGAGGGSGAASAAAAPLDPASQLTQAEESRIADLLKNTELQRKHARSLAKEKDYDGAITTLDETIQTLPDNTLTLDTITTLEKEKGTYAFAKAQYLLNKGDSEGARAALDAYANSSMASEKRIKQAEARIAARENNPENHPIEEVNPKFVADQKVIQQLTTKGRAQYLAGDIDGAQETFRRVETLSAADPAAKYFLRRIAEEKGAMGKANREKTTALAMQQVAEAWQLPGVYRDTVDQVVADPRTNPLREKIARLIMPSVDLRNMPLSQVVSTLGALAEDAEREQPTLAGNPRVNIVLLDQENKNPQVNLRLQGMPLKRVLDILVESIGYRYDVTDIVSIKTGGSGPNMLEMEVFPISKAAIIRMTGVGSGSSAPAAAADPFAAPAGGGGGGGSGGGEADGIRNFLQNAGVQFGPGSALAYDGAAIFVTQTTSNLERVRNILARFNDVRQVEIEAKFMDVQAGALDELGVQWGATKVSLSGHGATITSPTRSLSGAFGISQSASSVTINGNSYPSGAPTLPGTVTDGSDTSDIASLSGWIGDFSVSASIRAIAQNQATELLSAPKVTVLSGNPALMVVAQELRYPQSFGEIESEVGTAGVTITAGTPEEFVTRNIGVELRVTPTVEDDNYSITLDLNPKVTEFEGFVEYGGLSIAISGNNTVTVPSGFYQPIFSTREVTTKVTVWDGATLVMGGLTREEVKRVNDKVPVLGDIPYLGRLFRSKGETSQKRNLLVFVTANLVSPGGSPKRQTLQGVQPNAQFQNPTLVTPAGSEPRVRSR; this comes from the coding sequence ATGAAATCCATCCGTCTCCCCAAGTCGATCATTGCAGCTCTGGCCGTGCCGGCGCTTTTCGCGATGACGCTTCCCTCCAACCTCTCGGCTCAAAGCCAGACCGAGACCAAAATTCGCCTGATGGCCGATGCTCTGAGCGCACGAGACAAAGGAGATCTGGCCACGGCCAAATCCAATCTCGAACAGCTCCGCCAACTCGCGCCTGATGACGTCACGGTCCAGCGCCTGCTGGCCAGCGTCAATGCGGCCCAGGCCCAGGGTGGCCTCGCAGTACCGGCGGCTCCGGTGGACTCGACCGCCGTAGCTCCTGAAGGCATTGCCGAAGTAAGCTACCCGCCGCGCAAGGACGCAGGTGCCGGTGGCGGTAGTGGCGCGGCTTCAGCGGCGGCAGCACCTCTCGACCCGGCCAGCCAGCTTACCCAGGCTGAAGAAAGCCGGATTGCCGACCTCCTCAAAAATACGGAGTTGCAGCGCAAGCACGCCCGATCCTTGGCCAAGGAAAAAGATTATGACGGTGCCATCACCACGCTTGACGAGACCATCCAGACGCTTCCCGACAACACGCTGACGCTCGATACGATCACCACGCTTGAAAAAGAAAAAGGCACTTATGCCTTCGCCAAGGCCCAGTATCTGCTGAACAAGGGAGACTCGGAAGGTGCTCGTGCTGCTCTCGATGCATACGCCAATTCGTCAATGGCCAGCGAAAAACGCATCAAACAGGCAGAGGCCCGGATTGCCGCCAGGGAAAATAATCCGGAAAATCATCCAATCGAGGAAGTAAATCCCAAATTTGTTGCTGACCAGAAGGTGATCCAGCAACTGACCACCAAAGGCCGGGCCCAATATCTGGCAGGAGATATCGATGGTGCCCAGGAAACCTTCCGCCGCGTCGAGACGCTGTCTGCTGCCGATCCTGCGGCCAAGTATTTCCTCCGTCGCATTGCCGAAGAGAAAGGCGCGATGGGAAAAGCCAATCGTGAAAAAACAACTGCTCTTGCCATGCAGCAAGTCGCTGAGGCATGGCAGCTTCCGGGTGTTTATCGGGATACGGTAGATCAGGTTGTGGCGGACCCCCGAACTAATCCTCTCCGCGAAAAAATTGCCAGACTGATCATGCCCAGTGTCGATCTGCGCAACATGCCTCTCTCTCAGGTTGTCAGCACACTGGGTGCGCTGGCGGAAGACGCCGAACGCGAGCAACCGACGCTGGCCGGGAATCCGCGTGTGAACATCGTTCTGCTCGACCAGGAAAACAAAAATCCGCAGGTCAATCTGCGTCTCCAGGGCATGCCGCTCAAACGCGTGCTGGATATTCTGGTTGAATCGATCGGTTACCGCTACGATGTGACCGATATCGTTTCAATCAAGACGGGTGGAAGTGGCCCCAACATGCTGGAAATGGAAGTCTTCCCGATCAGCAAGGCGGCGATTATCCGGATGACGGGTGTGGGCTCGGGAAGCTCTGCTCCGGCGGCTGCCGCAGATCCTTTTGCCGCCCCGGCGGGTGGTGGTGGCGGCGGTGGCAGTGGCGGGGGTGAGGCGGACGGGATCAGGAATTTCCTGCAAAACGCCGGCGTCCAGTTTGGTCCCGGATCAGCCTTGGCCTATGACGGTGCCGCCATTTTTGTAACGCAAACCACCTCCAATCTGGAGCGTGTGCGCAACATCCTCGCTCGGTTCAACGATGTCCGACAGGTGGAAATTGAAGCCAAGTTTATGGATGTTCAGGCCGGTGCCCTTGATGAATTGGGGGTCCAGTGGGGGGCAACCAAGGTGTCTCTCAGTGGTCACGGCGCTACCATCACCTCTCCGACTCGTTCACTGTCGGGAGCTTTTGGTATTTCCCAGTCGGCCAGTTCTGTGACAATCAATGGAAATTCATATCCGAGTGGCGCTCCTACTCTGCCAGGAACAGTGACCGATGGTAGCGATACGAGCGACATTGCCAGCTTGTCGGGTTGGATCGGTGATTTTTCAGTCAGTGCCAGCATCCGGGCTATTGCCCAGAATCAGGCAACCGAATTGTTGAGCGCGCCGAAGGTGACAGTTCTGTCCGGAAATCCGGCCCTGATGGTAGTCGCTCAGGAGCTTCGCTATCCGCAAAGCTTTGGTGAAATCGAATCCGAGGTCGGGACTGCCGGTGTCACGATCACGGCCGGTACGCCGGAAGAATTTGTCACTCGCAATATTGGTGTGGAACTCCGTGTTACACCGACGGTTGAGGATGACAACTATTCGATCACCTTGGATCTCAATCCCAAGGTCACCGAATTCGAAGGGTTTGTGGAATACGGTGGTCTGAGTATCGCCATTTCCGGTAACAATACCGTGACGGTGCCCTCCGGTTTCTACCAACCGATCTTCTCGACTCGCGAAGTGACGACCAAGGTGACGGTCTGGGATGGTGCTACTTTGGTCATGGGCGGTCTGACCCGTGAAGAAGTGAAACGTGTTAACGACAAGGTTCCAGTTTTGGGTGATATCCCGTATCTCGGCCGCCTGTTCCGCTCGAAGGGTGAAACCTCCCAGAAGCGTAATCTGCTCGTCTTTGTCACGGCCAATCTTGTCAGCCCCGGTGGTTCGCCGAAACGGCAAACCCTGCAAGGCGTTCAACCCAATGCCCAGTTCCAGAATCCGACACTGGTTACTCCGGCCGGCTCCGAGCCTCGTGTCCGCTCCAGATAA
- a CDS encoding protein-(glutamine-N5) methyltransferase, giving the protein MASSRKSTDFGRKRPAAARATPQRTLGQWLDYAIARYESARLALGQIAGNAHDEALYLLLRTLHLPLDSDPSVLDQTLDAKQTAAVETALRKRIDQRIPAAYLTREAWLADQRFYVDERVIIPRSYFVEVIPTLPGLLAHDPAPAPVVRRIADVCTGSGCLAILLAQQFPLARVDAIDLSTDALDVAAINVRAHKLESRIRLHASDVFDEVPVEPYDIILSNPPYEPSAHVDRQAPEFRAEPRLAHDGGPDGLVIIRKLLRQARTKLAPHGIVVLEVGALRKAINREFASLAPEWLPTEDGSNCICLIRADKLLAG; this is encoded by the coding sequence ATGGCATCGTCGCGTAAATCCACCGATTTCGGCCGTAAACGTCCGGCGGCCGCTCGCGCCACCCCGCAACGCACCCTCGGCCAGTGGCTCGACTATGCCATCGCCCGCTATGAAAGCGCCCGGCTCGCGCTCGGCCAGATTGCCGGCAATGCCCATGATGAAGCGCTTTACCTGCTCCTGCGCACGCTCCACCTCCCGCTCGACAGCGATCCCTCGGTCCTCGACCAGACTCTGGATGCCAAACAAACCGCTGCCGTCGAAACCGCCTTGCGCAAGCGCATCGACCAGCGCATCCCCGCCGCCTACCTCACCCGGGAAGCCTGGCTGGCCGACCAGCGTTTTTACGTCGATGAACGCGTCATCATTCCGCGGAGTTATTTTGTCGAAGTCATCCCGACCCTGCCAGGCCTCCTGGCCCATGACCCTGCTCCGGCGCCGGTAGTCCGGCGCATAGCGGACGTGTGCACCGGCTCCGGCTGCCTCGCCATCCTGCTCGCACAGCAATTTCCTCTCGCCCGGGTCGATGCGATCGATCTTTCCACCGACGCGCTCGATGTCGCCGCCATCAACGTCCGTGCACACAAGCTGGAATCGCGCATCCGTCTGCACGCGAGCGATGTTTTCGATGAGGTGCCGGTGGAACCGTACGACATCATCCTGAGCAATCCTCCCTATGAACCCAGCGCCCATGTGGACCGGCAGGCCCCGGAATTCCGGGCCGAGCCGCGACTTGCTCACGATGGCGGCCCTGACGGGCTCGTGATTATCCGCAAGCTGCTCCGTCAGGCCCGCACCAAGCTGGCGCCACACGGCATTGTCGTTCTCGAAGTCGGCGCCCTGCGCAAGGCCATCAACCGCGAATTCGCGTCGCTCGCCCCCGAATGGCTGCCCACCGAAGATGGCAGCAACTGCATCTGCCTGATTCGCGCCGACAAGTTGCTGGCGGGCTGA
- a CDS encoding NUDIX hydrolase, with protein sequence MSSLPPPPLSSAAVLSHKIAVLVFLENSRGEHLLILRARQPNAGAWSPIGGKLETALGESPFECAVRETREETGFEVESADLHLFAMIAEKAYEGQSHWLLFLFRCKKPVPHLPPDISEGHFGFFSRTELEKLPLPETDRTALWQIYDRHRHGFVALRANCAPGRPLDITTEQVIGGNSGDATLAHDHA encoded by the coding sequence ATGTCCTCGCTGCCACCACCACCGCTATCGTCCGCCGCCGTCCTCTCGCACAAGATCGCCGTCCTCGTCTTCCTCGAAAACAGCCGTGGCGAACATCTCCTCATCCTCCGCGCCCGCCAGCCCAACGCCGGCGCCTGGAGCCCGATCGGCGGCAAGCTCGAAACGGCCCTCGGGGAATCCCCCTTTGAATGCGCTGTCCGGGAGACCCGCGAGGAAACCGGCTTCGAGGTCGAATCCGCCGACCTCCATCTCTTCGCCATGATCGCGGAAAAAGCCTACGAAGGCCAATCCCACTGGCTCCTCTTTCTCTTCCGCTGCAAAAAACCCGTCCCGCACCTGCCTCCCGATATCAGCGAAGGCCATTTCGGTTTTTTCTCCCGCACCGAACTCGAAAAACTCCCCCTCCCCGAAACCGACCGCACCGCGCTCTGGCAGATTTACGACCGTCACCGCCACGGCTTCGTTGCCCTCCGTGCCAACTGCGCGCCCGGGCGTCCGCTCGATATCACCACCGAACAGGTCATCGGCGGCAACAGCGGCGACGCCACCCTCGCCCACGACCACGCATAA
- a CDS encoding peptidase M50: protein MDLDPAHIQHALVIVIIILLSLALHEWGHAFMADRLGDDTPRSQGRVTLNPLVHIDPIGTVLIPLLGALGVFGSFGMIGWAKPVIINPDNLRQKGARSLVTIAGPAMNFLLALLAAVVAGLLSGSGSRLHELAVLTMLINVSLMVFNLLPIPPLDGSKFLMYWFGMKEETYASFARWGWLVLLVAINLPASQHVIGRIFQVATIPFRIVYGIVA from the coding sequence ATGGACCTGGATCCCGCCCATATTCAACACGCTCTCGTCATTGTCATCATCATCCTGCTGAGCCTGGCCCTTCACGAGTGGGGCCACGCCTTCATGGCCGACCGCCTCGGTGACGACACCCCCCGCAGCCAGGGGCGGGTTACGCTCAACCCGCTCGTCCACATCGACCCGATCGGCACCGTGCTCATCCCGCTCCTCGGTGCACTCGGTGTTTTCGGCAGTTTCGGCATGATTGGCTGGGCCAAGCCGGTTATCATCAACCCCGACAACCTGCGGCAGAAAGGTGCGCGCAGCCTCGTGACGATAGCGGGTCCCGCCATGAATTTCCTGCTCGCACTCCTCGCCGCCGTGGTTGCCGGGCTCCTCTCCGGCAGCGGCTCCCGCCTCCACGAACTGGCCGTGCTGACCATGCTGATCAACGTCAGCCTCATGGTTTTCAATCTCCTGCCGATTCCGCCACTCGACGGGTCCAAGTTTCTCATGTACTGGTTCGGCATGAAGGAGGAGACGTACGCCTCGTTTGCCCGCTGGGGATGGCTCGTGCTCCTCGTGGCGATCAATCTCCCGGCCTCCCAGCACGTCATCGGCAGGATCTTCCAGGTCGCCACCATCCCGTTCCGGATCGTTTATGGCATCGTCGCGTAA
- a CDS encoding fimbrial assembly protein gives MASPRVLAVDCGAGHVACGLFTRDKAGRLTLERLALDTFNPDAAQEADWPRFFGESLAEIVKREKFSGPVTLALPGHHTLSKFIKTPAVDKSKRERIIAFEAQQNIPYPLSEVVWDHVTVADDGLDMEVMLAAAKLDVAEAICGAVAEAGLTVENVTASTVSALRCFRASYPELAGGAIIVDIGARSTDLIFVEQQKFFIRTIPHAGNTMTQLVADEIHQDFSHSEALKVQVLSGQSELPENSPARLAVNNAVQSFISRLALEITRSTVNYRRQSGAAQPEALLVTGGGSLIPGLAEQLGERLKMPVENFDPLRAVKTTARTADAAQVAPLLPALVGLAVAPAKDEKILSMVPPSIRKRLEFQARTTWIVAAAAIVLLAFVPPMVQTFRLGQSLNKQLSRLNDAVLPLQVVQDKNDANLRKIETIRAQVNAIHGLAETKSNWINFFSDLQGRLEKTGDVWLDQLEVMRAGGGGGGGPGGGGGGGLFGGGGGQAPAPANDDKTVRLHVSGRLLDVKNPVSRVSQDSYEKVRSLIQGFSDSQFISAVESEKFDPNTPGILQFDFVLVVDPKRPL, from the coding sequence ATGGCATCCCCTCGAGTTCTCGCCGTTGATTGTGGCGCTGGCCACGTTGCATGTGGTCTCTTTACCAGAGATAAAGCCGGGCGGCTGACCCTCGAGCGTCTGGCGCTCGATACGTTCAATCCCGACGCTGCCCAGGAAGCCGACTGGCCCCGGTTTTTCGGCGAATCGCTGGCCGAGATCGTGAAGCGGGAAAAATTTTCCGGACCGGTCACACTCGCCCTTCCCGGTCACCACACGCTGAGCAAGTTCATCAAGACACCGGCGGTAGACAAATCGAAACGCGAGCGGATCATCGCCTTCGAGGCCCAGCAAAACATCCCTTACCCGCTCAGCGAAGTGGTCTGGGATCATGTGACGGTGGCGGATGACGGCCTCGACATGGAAGTCATGCTGGCCGCCGCCAAGCTCGACGTGGCCGAGGCCATCTGCGGCGCGGTAGCCGAAGCCGGCCTCACGGTCGAAAACGTGACGGCTTCCACGGTCTCGGCCTTGCGCTGTTTCCGGGCGAGCTATCCGGAACTTGCCGGCGGGGCGATCATTGTCGATATCGGCGCCCGTTCCACCGATCTGATCTTTGTCGAGCAGCAGAAGTTTTTCATCCGCACCATCCCGCATGCCGGGAACACGATGACCCAGCTCGTGGCGGACGAGATTCATCAGGACTTTTCGCATAGCGAGGCCCTCAAGGTGCAGGTTCTGAGCGGCCAGAGCGAGTTACCGGAAAATTCTCCGGCGCGTCTGGCGGTGAACAATGCAGTCCAGAGTTTTATCAGCCGCCTCGCCCTGGAAATCACCCGCTCCACGGTCAACTACCGGCGCCAGAGCGGGGCTGCGCAGCCCGAAGCGCTGCTGGTCACCGGTGGCGGTTCGCTCATTCCCGGCCTGGCGGAACAACTCGGGGAGCGGCTGAAAATGCCGGTCGAGAATTTCGACCCTCTCCGCGCGGTCAAGACGACCGCGAGGACGGCCGACGCCGCCCAGGTGGCTCCGCTTCTTCCTGCACTGGTTGGCCTCGCGGTGGCCCCGGCCAAGGATGAAAAAATCCTCAGCATGGTGCCGCCATCGATCCGGAAGCGCCTCGAATTCCAGGCCCGCACCACCTGGATCGTGGCGGCGGCAGCGATCGTTCTCCTGGCGTTTGTGCCTCCGATGGTCCAGACCTTCCGGCTCGGCCAGAGTCTCAACAAGCAACTCAGTCGACTCAACGACGCGGTGCTTCCGCTTCAGGTGGTCCAGGACAAGAATGATGCCAACCTTCGCAAGATCGAGACCATCCGGGCGCAAGTGAACGCCATCCACGGTCTGGCCGAAACCAAGTCCAACTGGATCAATTTCTTCTCCGATCTTCAGGGACGCCTCGAAAAAACCGGAGACGTCTGGCTCGACCAGCTCGAAGTGATGCGCGCAGGCGGCGGCGGGGGGGGCGGACCCGGTGGAGGCGGTGGCGGAGGCCTGTTCGGCGGCGGCGGTGGTCAGGCGCCGGCTCCGGCAAATGACGACAAAACCGTGCGCCTGCATGTCAGCGGACGTCTTCTCGACGTGAAAAATCCGGTTTCCCGTGTCAGCCAGGATTCCTACGAAAAAGTCCGCAGCCTGATCCAGGGTTTCAGCGACTCGCAATTTATCTCGGCGGTCGAAAGCGAAAAATTCGATCCCAACACGCCAGGCATTCTCCAGTTTGACTTCGTACTCGTGGTCGATCCGAAGCGTCCTCTCTGA
- a CDS encoding dehydrogenase, which translates to MSKKNTATAESKSARKPAPPADTPAPAGVTCPAAAQAPVNAGLTPEARLELYRKMVRIRRFEERSLRAYQAKKIGGFLHLYIGQEAVAVGCCSLMGEHDHVITAYRDHGHAIAVGMDTKSLMAELYGKATGCSKGKGGSMHYFDPSRNFWGGHGIVGGQIPLGTGLAYAVKYRGLKGAAMAFMGDGAVNQGAVHEAYNLAALWDLPCIFVIENNGYSMGTSQARSSAGELATRAAGYDMKWEVINGHDLYEVRAKMHALLTRAREESKPAVVEIDTYRYRGHSVADPDKTYRTRDEIEEYRKTKDPIHLFQQTLLGEKVLTDALIEQIDAEARAEADTAADFAEASPFPTPDDIQRDVYWEADHPDQRTSKGRLFFA; encoded by the coding sequence GTGAGCAAAAAAAACACTGCCACCGCCGAGTCGAAATCCGCCCGAAAACCAGCTCCGCCTGCCGATACCCCCGCCCCTGCCGGAGTCACTTGCCCCGCCGCCGCCCAAGCTCCGGTCAATGCCGGCCTCACTCCCGAGGCTCGCCTGGAACTCTACCGCAAGATGGTCCGCATCCGCCGCTTCGAGGAGCGTTCCCTGCGTGCTTATCAGGCCAAGAAGATCGGCGGTTTTCTCCATCTCTACATCGGCCAGGAAGCCGTCGCTGTCGGCTGCTGTTCCCTCATGGGCGAGCATGACCACGTCATCACCGCCTATCGCGACCACGGCCACGCCATCGCCGTCGGCATGGACACCAAATCGCTGATGGCCGAGCTCTACGGCAAGGCCACCGGCTGCTCCAAAGGCAAGGGCGGCTCGATGCACTACTTCGATCCCTCGCGCAACTTCTGGGGCGGCCACGGTATTGTCGGCGGCCAGATCCCTCTCGGCACCGGCCTCGCCTACGCGGTAAAATACCGCGGACTCAAGGGCGCCGCGATGGCCTTCATGGGCGACGGCGCCGTTAACCAGGGCGCAGTCCACGAAGCCTACAACCTCGCCGCTCTCTGGGATCTCCCCTGCATTTTCGTCATCGAGAACAACGGCTACTCGATGGGCACGAGCCAAGCCCGCTCTTCCGCCGGCGAACTCGCCACCCGCGCCGCCGGCTACGACATGAAATGGGAAGTCATCAACGGCCACGATCTCTACGAAGTCCGCGCCAAGATGCACGCGCTGCTCACCCGCGCCCGCGAGGAATCCAAACCCGCCGTCGTCGAGATCGACACCTACCGTTACCGCGGCCACTCCGTGGCGGATCCCGACAAGACCTACCGCACCCGCGACGAGATCGAGGAATACCGGAAGACCAAGGACCCCATCCATCTCTTCCAGCAGACTCTCCTCGGCGAGAAGGTTCTCACCGACGCCCTCATCGAGCAGATCGATGCCGAAGCCCGCGCCGAGGCCGACACCGCCGCCGACTTCGCCGAGGCCAGTCCCTTCCCCACGCCCGACGACATCCAGCGCGACGTCTACTGGGAAGCCGACCACCCCGACCAGCGCACCTCCAAAGGACGCCTCTTTTTCGCGTAA